One Anoplopoma fimbria isolate UVic2021 breed Golden Eagle Sablefish chromosome 2, Afim_UVic_2022, whole genome shotgun sequence DNA window includes the following coding sequences:
- the ampd3a gene encoding AMP deaminase 3, translating into MRRGDTPLLKQQSSPCLGKNMPRQFPKVTLSKAEEETQLLAEKVYASALKEEDNKDALSMFTVPEDCPIGLQQAKEHELLKELAEQHSEESTKRKKSLKMFRSQSMCLQIPVNTDSTRSVAVTPYLSPSSTCSSVPETCPDYQRVTISGDYCAGITVEDYEQAAKSLFKALIIREKYSKLAYHRFCRTTAQFLRSAENMRWSEEEEVLPDMGPCPTDGEDPYSIQNIPENLNYELKMKDGIVYVYDNAEALKGNRPHDLPYPDLETFAVDFSQVLAMIADGPTKTYCHRRLNFLSSKFYLHEMLNEMAELKELKSVPHRDFYNVRKVDTHIHAAACMSQKHLLTFIQETYKTGADSVVLEKDGQKMTLQEVFNGLNMDPYDLTVDSLDVHAGRHTFHRFDKFNSKYNPVGASELRDIFLKTDNLMNGEYFARIIKEVAHDLEESKYQHAEPRLSIYGRSPEEWDSLSKWFINQKVYSPNMRWMIQVPRIYDIFKAKKLVPDFAKMLENIFLPLFEATVNPQKHKQLHVFLKYVSGFDSVDDETKHSDHMFSFRSPKPEQWTADDNPPYSYYIFHMYANIMVLNNLRKERGLSTFQLRPHCGEAGSITHLVSAFLTSDNISHGLNLKKSPVLQYLYYLAQVPIAMSPLSNNSLFLEYSKNPLPEFLHKGLCVSLSTDDPMQFHYTKEPLMEEYAIAAQLWKLSTCDVCEIARNSVLQSGLSHQEKRHFLGVNYLKDGPEGNDIRRTNVAQIRMAYRHETLCNELSFIVDAARSDTMDSQYE; encoded by the exons ATGAGAAGAGGTGACACGCCTCTTTTAAAGCAGCAGTCAAGTCCTTGCTTGGGAAAGA ACATGCCTCGTCAATTCCCAAAGGTAACTCTGAGTAAGGCAGAAGAGGAGACACAACTGTTAGCAGAGAAAGTGTATGCATCAGCACTAAAGGAAGAAGACAACAAGGATGCCTTATCAATGTTCACCGTGCCTGAGGACTGCCCGATTGGCCTCCAGCAAGCCAAGGAACATGAGCTGCTTAAGGAGCTGGCAGAGCAACATTCAGAGGAGAGTACCAAGAG GAAGAAAAGCTTGAAGATGTTTCGTTCCCAGTCAATGTGCCTGCAGATCCCTGTGAATACAGATAGTACGCGGTCAGTGGCAGTCACACCATACCTGTCCCCCAGCTCCACCTGCTCATCAGTGCCAGAAACCTGCCCTGATTACCAGAGAGTCACGATTAGTGGTGATTACTGTGCTGGA ATCACAGTGGAGGACTATGAACAGGCAGCCAAAAGTCTGTTCAAGGCTCTAATTATTCGCGAGAAATACTCAAAGCTAGCCTATCATAGATTCTGCAGAACCACAGCCCAGTTCCTGCGCAGCGCTGAGAACATGAGATGGAGCGAAGAAGAGGAGGTTCTTCCAG ATATGGGCCCGTGTCCAACAGATGGAGAAGATCCCTACAGCATTCAAAACATCCCTGAGAATCTGAACTATGAACTGAAGATGAAGGATGGGATAGTGTATGTGTATGACAATGCCGAGGCTCTGAAAGGAAACCGGCCCCATGACCTTCCATACCCAGACTTAGAGACCTTTGCCGTAGACTTCAGTCAAGTGCTGGCAATGATTGCAGACGGACCTAC GAAGACATACTGTCACAGACGACTCAATTTCTTGAGTTCAAAGTTCTACCTCCATGAGATGCTTAATGAGATGGCTGAGCTAAAGGAACTGAAAAGTGTGCCCCACAGAGATTTCTACAATGTTAGGAAG gTGGACACGCATATTCATGCAGCTGCCTGCATGTCTCAGAAACACCTGCTGACCTTCATTCAGGAAACATATAAGACTGGTGCTGACAGTGTGGTGTTGGAAAAGGATGGACAAAAGATGACCCTCCAGGAGGTTTTCAACGGTCTCAATATGGACCCATACGACCTTACAGTGGACTCTCTGGATGTACATGCT GGGAGACATACGTTCCACCGGTTTGataaattcaattcaaagtaTAATCCAGTGGGAGCTAGTGAACTTCGAGACATCTTCCTAAAAACAGACAACCTCATGAATGGAGAATATTTTGCTCGCATCATAAAG gaAGTGGCCCATGACCTGGAGGAGAGTAAGTACCAGCATGCAGAGCCTCGCCTTTCCATCTATGGACGCTCTCCAGAGGAGTGGGACAGTCTATCTAAGTGGTTTATTAACCAAAAAGTGTACTCTCCAAACATGAGGTGGATGATTCAAGTGCCcagaatata tgATATTTTCAAGGCAAAGAAACTGGTACCTGATTTTGCCAAGATGCTGGAGAACATATTCCTTCCTCTATTTGAGGCCACTGTTAACCCACAGAAGCACAAACAACTTCATGTTTTCCTCAAATAT GTGTCAGGGTTTGACAGCGTAGACGATGAGACCAAACACAGCGATCACATGTTCTCCTTCAGGAGCCCAAAGCCAGAACAATGGACTGCAGATGACAACCCTCCGTACAGCTACTACATCTTCCACATGTATGCAAACATCATGGTCCTCAACAACCTCAGAAA AGAGCGTGGACTGAGCACCTTCCAGTTACGTCCCCACTGTGGAGAAGCGGGATCAATCACTCACTTGGTCTCTGCCTTTCTCACATCAGACAACATCTCACATGGACTTAACTTGAAGAAG AGCCCTGTGCTGCAGTACCTGTACTACTTGGCCCAGGTGCCAATTGCAATGTCTCCACTGAGCAACAACAGCCTGTTCCTGGAGTACTCCAAGAACCCTCTGCCAGAGTTCCTGCACAAAGGCCTGTGTGTGTCCCTGTCCACAGATGATCCCATGCAGTTCCACTACACCAAG GAACCACTGATGGAAGAGTACGCTATCGCAGCTCAGCTGTGGAAGCTCAGCACCTGTGATGTGTGTGAAATAGCCAGAAACAGTGTGCTGCAAAGTGGACTCTCCCACCAG gaAAAGAGGCACTTTTTAGGAGTGAACTATCTGAAAGATGGACCTGAAGGGAACGATATCCGTCGGACCAATGTCGCCCAGATCCGCATGGCCTACAGACACGAGACACTGTGCAATGAACTCAGCTTCATAGTCGATGCAGCTAGGTCTGACACTATGGATTCCCAGTATGAATAA
- the lyve1a gene encoding lymphatic vessel endothelial hyaluronic acid receptor 1a, with product MIWLCIASLLSISLVTSDQNIDRSRIRVFPAANKSIAGVFLVSSFNKLNQPQYTFNASEARSLCSSLGVNIASKAQVQEALTRGLETCRFGWIDEHFAVIPRIKALSSCGKNQTGLVPWRASVTQKFDVFCFNESDAVTQLEDATTDLTRRDYSSQTQFPTKTASTTRTTHSTSSSSSRPSSSSTPKTIDSEAQPARFVGSAESSAEVKAILITSTCALLLIAIITGAYIKMRCRALSSDTKQQQECIQTEEWTSVKNIKETNEVAQEDERMEVDDNAS from the exons ATGATCTGGCTTTGCATCGCATCGCTGTTATCAATTTCTCTAGTCACCTCTGATCAAAATATTGACAGAAGCCGCATCAGAG TTTTCCCAGCAGCAAACAAAAGTATTGCAGGAGTATTCCTGGTTAGCAGCTTTAATAAACTCAACCAGCCTCAGTACACCTTCAATGCCTCTGAAGCTCGGAGTCTCTGCTCGTCCCTCGGAGTGAACATTGCCTCAAAAGCACAAGTACAGGAAGCTCTCACTAGAGGTTTAGAGACGTGCAG GTTTGGATGGATTGATGAACATTTTGCAGTCATTCCCCGCATCAAGGCCCTTTCTAGTTGTGGCAAAAACCAAACTGGCTTGGTGCCATGGAGAGCGTCTGTTACACAAAAATTTGATGTGTTTTGCTTCAATGAATCAG ATGCGGTGACACAATTGGAGGATGCAACAACTGATTTGACGAGGAGGGATTACTCAAGTCAAACTCAGTTTCCTACTAAGACAGCAAGTACCACCCGGACCACACACTCtacgtcttcctcctcctctcgtccttcttcctcctcaactCCTAAAACCATAGACAGTGAGGCACAACCAGCCCGGTTTGTTGGCAGTGCAGAAAGCTCTGCTGAAG tgaAGGCTATACTCATCACCTCAACTTGTGCCCTTCTCCTTATTGCAATAATCACCGGTgcatacataaaaat GAGGTGTCGTGCTCTCAGCTCTGACACAAAGCAGCAGCAAGAATGCATCCAGACAGAAGAGTGGACAAGTGTTAAGAATATAAAGGAAACCAATGAAGTTGCTCAGGAAGATGAGAGGATGGAAGTGGATGACAATGCAagttag
- the adma gene encoding adrenomedullin a, producing MQLIFQSFLSCCLLATVVHCVELEVNPELKKRLNTWLGNRLRRDLDSVSVAKTAESENFVRPEDIRDTLLPHSSTDINVRTKRSKNSGNQSRRQGCSLGTCTVHDLAHRLHQLNNKLKIGSAPADKISPQGYGRRRRSLPAHRVTLRLEQNRLRPVWSTNYSQVHKLEALLRRT from the exons ATGCAATTGATCTTCCAGTCCTTCCTCTCTTGCTGTCTGCTGGCGACAGTAGTACACTGTGTGGAACTTGAAGTGAATCCCGAGTTGAAAAAAAG GCTAAACACATGGCTAGGGAACAGATTGAGACGGGATCTTGACAGTGTATCAGTAGCGAAGACAGCAGAGTCTGAGAACTTTGTCAGACCAGAAGATATCAGGGATACTTTGCTGCCACATTCCAG CACTGACATCAATGTCCGAACCAAGAGGTCTAAAAACTCAGGCAATCAGTCAAGAAGACAAGGTTGTTCGCTGGGCACCTGTACAGTTCATGACCTTGCACACCGCCTGCACCAGCTCAACAACAAGTTGAAGATTGGGAGTGCCCCCGCTGACAAGATCAGCCCACAGGGATACGGCCGGAGGCGTCGATCTCTCCCAGCGCACAGAGTCACACTGAGGCTGGAGCAGAACAGGCTGAGGCCCGTGTGGAGCACAAATTATTCACAAGTTCACAAGCTCGAGGCTCTCCTCAGACGGACATGA